In Apium graveolens cultivar Ventura unplaced genomic scaffold, ASM990537v1 ctg2814, whole genome shotgun sequence, one DNA window encodes the following:
- the LOC141700724 gene encoding uncharacterized protein LOC141700724: MRFGIPVVLISDNEPRFVGSDFEEYLKELGIKHKRSFVALPQGNGKVEVTNRTILRGLEKRLEESKKTWPQELPKVLWAYKTTPRTRTGETPFKLAYGSGARLRVETGLVSHRVINFDEVSNIEGLRTNLELLDEVRDRAIQKMESYKEKTNPYFGKKAKIREYKVGDLVLRDTEASNPTNQGKLQPNWEGP, encoded by the coding sequence atgaggttcgggatccccGTAGTATTGATCTCGGACAACGAACCTCGGTTCGTGGGCTCGGACTTCGAAGAATATCTTAAAGAGCTCGGGATCAAGCATAAAAGGTCTTTTGTAGCACTCCCACAAGGAAACGGGAAGGTTGAAGTGACAAATAGGACCATTCTACGAGGGCTGGAGAAAAGGCTTGAAGAGTCCAAAAAGACTTGGCCACAGGAGCTCCCAAAGGTCTTGTGGGCATACAAAACCACTCCCAGAACAAGAACCGGGGAAACCCCCTTCAAACTGGCATACGGTTCAGGGGCTAGACTCCGAGTGGAAACGGGATTAGTCTCTCACAGGGTCATCAACTTTGATGAAGTGTCCAATATTGAAGGCCTAAGAACCAACTTGGAACTCCTGGACGAGGTAAGAGACCGGGCAATACAGAAAATGGAAAGCTACAAAGAGAAAACAAATCCCTACTTTGGGAAAAAGGCCAAGATAAGAGAATATAAAGTTGGTGATCTCGTTCTCCGAGACACGGAGGCCTCCAATCCAACAAATCAGGGAAAGCTGCAACCCAACTGGGAGGGACCATAA